One part of the Marispirochaeta sp. genome encodes these proteins:
- a CDS encoding histone deacetylase family protein, giving the protein MKVIEKYNDSLHNPYWKYQLGPAAYEVKDTPKRVEAIKEALREAGGFEFVTARHYPERLIARLHPYHDYIRNTSESLSSEDEEFYPDLFPGEGAMRKKRVDEPLWGGIWCTDAVTPIKKRTYEVARASAETALTGAEMIRKGTERSVYALCRPSGHHAGPRVFGGYCYFNNAATAAEFLLPSGPVAIVDIDYHHGNGTQEFFEEVKSVFTSSIHCDPSSEYPYFWGYTEETGKGQAAGTNHNEPLPKGAGKKEYLAALERILAKIREFNPAYLIISAGFDTHRDDPIGGLALDVEDYAEIGAAFAAMDLPTLICQEGGYNTATLGKCAAHLLQGFITASTRPSA; this is encoded by the coding sequence ATGAAAGTCATTGAAAAATACAACGACAGTCTGCATAACCCCTACTGGAAATACCAGCTGGGACCAGCGGCCTACGAGGTAAAGGACACCCCCAAACGGGTTGAGGCTATCAAGGAAGCCCTGCGCGAAGCGGGTGGCTTTGAGTTTGTAACGGCCCGGCATTATCCGGAGAGGCTTATAGCTCGACTTCATCCTTACCACGACTACATTCGAAACACCTCCGAGTCTCTTAGCAGCGAGGATGAGGAGTTTTATCCAGATCTTTTTCCAGGCGAAGGGGCCATGCGTAAAAAAAGGGTCGATGAACCCCTGTGGGGCGGCATCTGGTGCACCGACGCTGTAACACCGATCAAGAAGCGCACCTACGAGGTTGCCCGGGCTTCCGCCGAGACCGCTCTTACCGGGGCGGAAATGATCCGTAAAGGCACAGAGAGATCTGTATACGCCCTGTGCCGTCCTTCGGGACATCATGCCGGGCCGCGGGTCTTCGGCGGCTACTGCTACTTTAACAACGCCGCCACTGCAGCGGAGTTCCTGCTGCCCTCCGGTCCCGTTGCCATAGTAGACATTGATTATCACCACGGCAACGGGACCCAGGAGTTTTTTGAAGAGGTAAAATCGGTCTTTACCTCTTCAATTCACTGTGACCCCTCCTCGGAGTACCCCTACTTTTGGGGCTATACTGAAGAGACCGGCAAAGGTCAGGCTGCAGGTACCAACCACAACGAGCCGCTGCCAAAAGGCGCAGGAAAAAAGGAGTACCTGGCAGCCCTGGAGCGTATCCTGGCGAAGATTCGGGAATTTAACCCCGCGTATCTTATAATATCCGCCGGCTTCGACACCCACCGGGATGATCCAATAGGCGGACTCGCCCTGGATGTGGAAGACTATGCAGAAATCGGCGCAGCCTTCGCGGCCATGGATCTTCCGACCCTGATCTGCCAGGAAGGAGGCTACAATACTGCCACCCTGGGAAAATGTGCAGCACACTTGCTGCAAGGATTTATAACCGCATCCACGAGACCTTCTGCATGA
- a CDS encoding P1 family peptidase has protein sequence MRITIAYNLRTDDSEATAELLSSDDIDRVYRAISSLQHTVTVVEVTGNPHQVIEQLVESEPDLIFNLAEGTIGSSREAFYPGLYEQMGIPFTGGNASLLHLNLDKHLAKTVLAARGIRVPKGILMTGKNRQIDEELRYPLIIKPNSEGSSKGITQKSVVESKKEADQRIGEILSQYPEGLVVEEFITGRELSVPFIEGYPGKILDIVEHTFDLEKIGGRFNIYDYDMKQGGEAARAVQAICPARIDTYEERAVLQMAKQVFDIMTCPDLGRVDIRLHTDGTPYFIELNPLPSLHPDASLMTAAKERGLEFRDVMRLIIRSAARRYGMAIRPARKNKKNRNPSLSPRSSVRDLGIQIGRMSPGLINAITDVKGVRVGHFTRIEDNVLIPGQTGTSSIRTGVTAIMPAGQTYANRIAAGGFVLNGVGEMSGLTQVLETGWLETPIVLTNSHSVGRVHAGVIQHMSRKYPTMGTETDVILPVVGEADDSFLNDVRIGSCSAQDTIKAIEAASSGPVPQGSIGAGIGMTSFDFAGGIGTSSRTFDLPEGSGFTIGVLVLSNFGKMRNLTIDGAVVGRQLDTEFDYAARREASEGSIIVVVATDVPLISSQLNRIARRAALGLGRTGSYAASTSGEIIIAFSTGNRKPRPARSESSFINLKCISDNHINIAYEAVIEATEEAVLNAIFCSGGMNGRQQRWCPAIPQDRIIDLLNKGREIHESH, from the coding sequence ATGAGGATTACCATTGCATATAATCTTCGTACCGACGATTCCGAGGCCACCGCTGAACTGCTCAGCTCTGACGACATAGACCGGGTATACCGGGCCATAAGCAGCCTGCAGCACACCGTTACAGTCGTGGAAGTTACAGGAAACCCTCATCAGGTAATAGAACAGCTGGTAGAGAGCGAACCGGACCTTATCTTTAACCTGGCGGAGGGTACCATCGGCAGCTCCCGCGAGGCCTTTTATCCCGGCCTGTATGAGCAGATGGGCATTCCCTTTACTGGAGGAAACGCCTCCCTCCTCCATCTTAACCTGGATAAGCACCTTGCCAAGACTGTGCTCGCCGCCCGGGGGATTCGTGTACCAAAAGGAATCCTGATGACCGGAAAAAACCGCCAGATCGATGAAGAACTCCGGTATCCCCTGATCATCAAACCCAATTCCGAAGGTTCGAGCAAGGGGATTACCCAGAAATCCGTAGTCGAATCCAAAAAAGAGGCAGACCAGCGTATAGGTGAAATACTCAGTCAGTATCCGGAAGGGCTGGTCGTAGAGGAGTTCATTACCGGTCGGGAACTGAGTGTACCCTTCATTGAGGGCTACCCGGGGAAAATCCTGGACATTGTGGAACATACATTCGACCTGGAAAAGATCGGCGGCAGATTCAATATATACGATTACGACATGAAACAGGGCGGCGAGGCAGCCCGAGCAGTCCAGGCAATCTGTCCGGCCCGAATCGACACCTACGAAGAGAGGGCCGTTCTGCAAATGGCGAAACAGGTCTTCGATATTATGACCTGCCCCGATTTGGGGCGTGTTGATATCCGGCTGCATACCGATGGCACCCCCTATTTTATCGAGCTGAATCCCCTGCCCAGCCTTCACCCTGACGCATCTCTTATGACTGCCGCCAAAGAGCGGGGCCTTGAATTCCGGGACGTAATGCGCCTGATAATCCGTTCCGCTGCCCGCCGTTACGGCATGGCTATCAGACCGGCGCGGAAAAACAAGAAAAACCGTAACCCTTCCTTAAGCCCCCGGTCTTCCGTCAGAGACTTGGGGATTCAGATCGGCCGCATGAGTCCGGGGCTCATTAATGCCATTACCGATGTCAAAGGAGTACGGGTCGGACACTTCACCAGGATTGAGGACAATGTACTGATTCCCGGACAAACCGGGACAAGCAGTATCAGGACCGGGGTTACCGCCATTATGCCCGCAGGACAAACCTATGCGAACCGCATAGCCGCCGGGGGCTTTGTTCTTAACGGTGTCGGCGAGATGTCAGGTCTGACCCAGGTCCTTGAGACCGGGTGGCTGGAAACACCGATAGTACTGACTAATTCCCACTCAGTCGGCAGGGTCCACGCCGGGGTAATTCAGCATATGAGCCGGAAGTATCCCACCATGGGTACCGAGACCGATGTGATACTTCCGGTGGTCGGCGAAGCGGACGACTCGTTTCTTAATGATGTCCGTATCGGCAGCTGCAGCGCCCAGGATACGATAAAGGCCATAGAAGCGGCTTCCTCCGGACCTGTTCCTCAGGGCTCCATCGGTGCAGGAATTGGCATGACCAGCTTTGATTTCGCAGGGGGCATCGGAACATCCTCCCGGACCTTCGACTTACCAGAGGGCAGCGGTTTTACCATCGGAGTACTGGTGCTCTCCAACTTCGGCAAGATGCGCAACCTGACTATTGACGGCGCAGTGGTCGGGCGGCAGCTGGATACCGAGTTTGATTACGCAGCCCGCAGGGAGGCCTCTGAAGGGTCGATCATTGTTGTTGTAGCAACCGATGTTCCCCTTATAAGCAGCCAGCTGAATCGTATCGCGCGGCGCGCAGCCCTTGGACTGGGTCGGACCGGCTCTTACGCCGCCTCAACCAGCGGCGAGATTATCATAGCCTTCAGTACCGGAAACCGCAAACCCCGGCCGGCCCGCTCAGAGAGCAGCTTTATTAACCTTAAATGTATCTCCGACAATCATATAAATATTGCCTATGAAGCGGTTATCGAAGCCACGGAAGAGGCAGTACTGAACGCGATCTTCTGCTCCGGAGGCATGAACGGGCGGCAGCAGCGCTGGTGTCCGGCTATTCCCCAGGACAGGATAATTGACCTGCTGAACAAAGGAAGAGAAATCCATGAAAGTCATTGA
- the recQ gene encoding DNA helicase RecQ translates to MTDTTAQAKKIAKKVFGFDTFRPLQLDIIKSVLAGKDSLVVMPTGGGKSLCYQIPALVFEGLTIVISPLISLMEDQVSQLRELGVPAACLNSSLSREEYRENMRLLRMGEIKLLYTAPETLLLERTMAFLDSLEVSSVAIDEAHCISEWGHDFRPEYRQIAAMRPRFPKAVWIALTATATERVREDICSSLNFTKPEVFIAGFDRPNLFLEVRPKSEPVKQVLEFIRGFPNQSGIIYCSTRRGVNETASLLQTRDFAALPYHAGLSDEERRRNQQAFINDDAQIMVATIAFGMGIDKPDIRFIVHYDLPKNIESYYQQIGRAGRDGIESQCLLLFGYGDIRTIRYFIGRKDKKEQKAADLHLKAMLNFAESEICRRVPLLSYFGEDCTSDSCGMCDNCTAKKENTAGKEDLSLAAQKFLSCVIRTGQIFGAGHIIDVLRASKSQKVLERGHDKLSTYGIGMEHTKQQWFNLSRQFIRQGLLFQDQQHGSLKPTQKAWEVLRGELPVLGQLQEEQIQTIRRTPDAGEYDSRLFEDLRRLRKILADKAGLPPYMIFPDTSLIAMSRRLPQNRDSMLDIPGVGEVKLEKYGRYFLQTIAEHRGT, encoded by the coding sequence ATGACAGATACAACGGCACAGGCAAAAAAGATCGCAAAAAAGGTTTTTGGTTTCGATACCTTCCGTCCGCTTCAACTGGATATTATTAAATCGGTTCTTGCCGGAAAAGACAGCCTGGTTGTGATGCCCACGGGTGGCGGGAAATCCCTCTGTTACCAGATTCCGGCCCTTGTATTCGAAGGTCTCACAATTGTTATTTCGCCTCTGATATCTCTTATGGAAGATCAGGTATCCCAGCTCAGGGAGCTTGGGGTACCGGCTGCCTGCCTGAACAGCTCACTCTCAAGAGAGGAATACCGGGAGAATATGCGACTCCTCCGCATGGGCGAAATAAAACTGCTGTACACAGCTCCTGAGACCCTTCTCCTGGAACGAACAATGGCCTTTCTGGACAGCCTCGAGGTTTCCTCTGTTGCCATAGACGAGGCCCATTGCATATCCGAGTGGGGCCACGATTTTCGACCGGAGTACCGCCAGATTGCAGCCATGCGTCCACGGTTCCCGAAGGCTGTGTGGATAGCCCTGACCGCTACTGCGACCGAGAGGGTACGCGAGGACATATGCAGCAGCCTGAACTTTACAAAGCCGGAAGTCTTTATTGCCGGTTTCGACCGGCCCAACCTCTTTTTAGAGGTCCGTCCCAAGTCGGAACCCGTTAAGCAGGTACTGGAGTTTATCCGGGGATTTCCGAACCAGTCCGGAATAATTTACTGTTCCACCCGGCGTGGCGTTAATGAGACGGCATCCTTACTGCAGACCCGGGATTTTGCTGCCTTACCCTATCATGCCGGTCTAAGCGATGAGGAACGAAGACGTAACCAGCAGGCTTTTATTAATGACGATGCACAGATAATGGTTGCCACAATTGCCTTCGGCATGGGCATAGACAAACCGGACATCCGCTTCATTGTTCATTACGATTTACCCAAGAATATTGAAAGTTATTATCAGCAGATTGGCAGGGCCGGCAGAGACGGGATTGAATCCCAGTGTCTGCTCCTGTTCGGCTACGGAGACATCCGGACAATCAGGTATTTTATCGGCCGGAAAGATAAAAAAGAGCAGAAGGCCGCGGATCTTCATTTGAAGGCAATGCTGAACTTTGCCGAATCGGAGATCTGTCGCAGGGTTCCCCTGCTCTCCTACTTTGGAGAAGACTGTACATCAGACAGCTGCGGCATGTGCGACAACTGTACCGCGAAGAAGGAAAATACGGCGGGGAAGGAGGACTTGAGTCTGGCAGCCCAGAAGTTCCTTTCCTGTGTTATCCGTACAGGTCAGATATTCGGTGCGGGGCACATCATTGACGTGCTGCGAGCTTCAAAATCCCAGAAAGTGCTTGAGCGAGGGCATGACAAGCTCTCCACCTACGGGATCGGTATGGAGCATACAAAGCAGCAGTGGTTCAATCTTTCCCGGCAGTTTATTCGCCAGGGGCTGCTTTTTCAGGATCAGCAGCACGGGAGCCTTAAACCGACACAAAAAGCCTGGGAGGTGCTGCGCGGGGAGCTCCCTGTGCTGGGACAACTTCAGGAAGAACAGATACAGACCATCCGGAGAACTCCGGATGCAGGTGAATATGACAGCCGGCTTTTTGAAGACCTCAGAAGGCTGCGAAAAATACTCGCCGACAAAGCAGGGCTTCCGCCGTACATGATTTTTCCGGATACAAGCCTGATCGCCATGTCCCGGCGACTGCCGCAAAACCGGGACAGCATGCTGGACATCCCCGGCGTTGGAGAGGTTAAGCTGGAAAAATATGGAAGATATTTTCTTCAGACAATCGCGGAGCACCGGGGAACATAG
- a CDS encoding FecR domain-containing protein: MNGEPAAIGDTVVPGATVATEEGAYCEILFGVKNIFRVLENTVAIIRLEKGRGNIQVDKGAIAFLLTRLSALEVEKPEFLVETPSAAFGVRGTAFFVAVENTVSTYVCACNGELQVEDAAGANSQKLAGVRHKALRIARTASGGYQVSSPGLLYHDDDDMDSLADRIDETIPWGRPGY; this comes from the coding sequence ATGAATGGTGAACCAGCGGCAATAGGAGATACCGTTGTACCCGGTGCGACTGTAGCTACCGAAGAAGGAGCATATTGCGAAATACTTTTCGGTGTAAAGAACATATTCCGCGTACTTGAGAATACTGTTGCAATAATACGATTGGAGAAAGGCCGGGGTAATATTCAGGTGGACAAGGGAGCAATAGCCTTCCTGCTTACGCGGCTGTCAGCACTTGAAGTAGAGAAACCTGAATTTCTGGTTGAGACACCGTCCGCAGCCTTCGGTGTGCGGGGAACGGCTTTCTTTGTTGCCGTCGAAAACACCGTCTCTACCTACGTTTGCGCCTGCAACGGAGAGCTCCAGGTAGAGGATGCTGCCGGGGCTAACTCGCAGAAACTTGCCGGGGTCCGTCATAAGGCCTTACGCATTGCAAGAACCGCTTCGGGCGGCTATCAGGTCTCATCTCCCGGACTTCTGTACCATGACGATGACGATATGGACAGCCTGGCCGACCGAATTGACGAGACGATTCCCTGGGGACGCCCTGGGTATTAA
- a CDS encoding molybdopterin-dependent oxidoreductase gives MKKILLALILVLALGFAVQAQEREFEFGEFFDGLHVTGKSFDLDEETYRLTVTGKITRPLSLSFAEVKALPTVRRKLDLICVDTFTDSGDWTGVTVKTILQRAGIRRDAKVVIFSTPDDSYRTRFTVEDAFKDDMLIAYEFNGRQFHRVHGFPLRLAAGGHDGSNWVKWLSKIVVE, from the coding sequence ATGAAAAAGATCCTGTTGGCGCTGATACTTGTTTTGGCCCTTGGCTTTGCTGTACAGGCACAAGAGCGTGAATTTGAATTCGGGGAATTCTTTGACGGCCTCCATGTTACGGGCAAATCCTTTGATCTGGATGAAGAAACCTACCGTCTGACAGTTACCGGCAAGATTACCCGTCCCCTGTCTCTCTCTTTTGCGGAAGTAAAAGCCCTGCCGACGGTCAGGAGAAAGCTCGACTTGATCTGCGTTGATACCTTTACCGATTCCGGTGACTGGACCGGGGTAACGGTAAAAACCATTTTGCAGCGTGCAGGAATACGCCGGGATGCCAAGGTTGTTATCTTTTCTACCCCCGATGACTCCTACCGTACCCGATTCACCGTAGAAGACGCCTTTAAAGATGACATGCTGATAGCCTACGAGTTCAACGGCAGGCAGTTTCATCGGGTTCACGGATTTCCACTCAGGCTGGCTGCAGGGGGACACGACGGCAGCAACTGGGTCAAGTGGCTGTCGAAAATTGTGGTTGAGTAG
- a CDS encoding glutaredoxin domain-containing protein: MSAVDTRFDGTINSPELNVYGLSFCEHCKEAKEYLKKRGFSFRYLLVDKLPRKQIPAIKREIEPADGAAIMYPVLRIENDFLYGFNQYVWDQKLRQKAEIR; encoded by the coding sequence ATGTCAGCAGTGGATACCAGATTTGACGGAACTATTAATTCTCCAGAACTTAATGTATATGGACTCTCTTTCTGTGAACACTGTAAAGAGGCAAAGGAGTATCTGAAGAAACGGGGCTTCTCTTTTCGGTATCTTCTGGTTGATAAACTCCCCAGAAAACAGATTCCTGCAATAAAACGCGAAATTGAACCTGCCGACGGTGCAGCCATCATGTACCCTGTTCTGAGAATCGAGAATGATTTTCTCTACGGATTTAACCAGTACGTATGGGACCAGAAATTGCGGCAAAAAGCTGAAATCCGGTAA
- the lipA gene encoding lipoyl synthase: MKRSFDYTRKPAWIRMSLLTNRDYNTIKKSVSDRRLNTVCEEARCPNIHECWGEHRTATFMILGDTCTRRCRFCAVKTGLPAAVDMTEPVRVARTIAEMEAVHAVITMVNRDDLDDGGAAVMAATVRKVHQLAPGCSVEVLSSDLMGDRKSLEIMMDSEPEIMSHNLETVRRLTPRVRSRSEYDRSLDFLKMVKEIDPAKLTKSSLMLGLGEKKTEVLESLDDLRAAGVEMVNLGQYLQPSRTHLPVVYYWSPEEFDELKAAALERGFLHCESGPMVRSSYHAGDQYQLIQQRLQASN, encoded by the coding sequence ATGAAGCGTAGTTTCGATTATACCCGTAAACCTGCCTGGATTCGGATGAGCCTGTTAACCAACCGGGATTATAATACAATCAAGAAGAGTGTGAGTGACCGCAGACTCAATACAGTCTGTGAAGAGGCCCGCTGCCCCAATATCCACGAGTGCTGGGGAGAACACCGTACCGCGACCTTTATGATACTGGGAGACACCTGTACACGGCGCTGCCGCTTCTGTGCCGTAAAGACGGGGTTGCCTGCCGCGGTCGACATGACGGAACCTGTGCGGGTGGCCCGTACCATCGCGGAAATGGAGGCGGTCCACGCGGTTATAACCATGGTAAACAGGGACGATCTTGACGACGGCGGCGCAGCGGTAATGGCCGCGACTGTACGCAAGGTCCACCAGCTGGCCCCCGGCTGCAGTGTGGAGGTGCTTTCGTCGGACCTGATGGGAGACCGGAAAAGCCTGGAAATCATGATGGATTCAGAACCTGAGATCATGAGCCACAATCTGGAGACTGTGCGCCGTCTTACACCACGGGTACGCTCACGTTCAGAATACGACCGTTCCCTGGATTTTCTGAAAATGGTCAAGGAGATCGATCCTGCCAAGTTGACCAAATCGAGCCTGATGCTGGGGCTGGGAGAGAAAAAAACCGAGGTCCTTGAGTCTCTGGACGATTTGCGGGCTGCCGGGGTGGAAATGGTTAACCTTGGCCAGTACCTGCAGCCAAGCCGAACCCATCTGCCGGTTGTGTATTACTGGAGTCCTGAAGAGTTTGATGAGCTAAAAGCGGCTGCCCTGGAGCGGGGATTCCTGCACTGTGAATCCGGCCCCATGGTCCGCTCGAGTTATCACGCCGGCGACCAGTATCAGCTTATTCAACAGCGGTTGCAGGCCAGCAACTAA
- a CDS encoding FAD-binding oxidoreductase: MRCPVTRRNQHGEEVFSVCFDKNALAFRPGQYIMAGPAGLGHLREYSLASAGESGEGRILFRKIPEGLVSPALAELQEGDFLDVRGPFGEFVLPENFRQRKFLFAATGTGIAPFSSFVSSHTASGEDLDYTLLHGVRYMAEDYLHGEFQQERLVSCISREIPSNGGFCGRITDYFQSRLDRMKEFDFIYACGNSDMIYELFALARKAGFLREQLRAEIYF, encoded by the coding sequence ATGCGGTGCCCCGTAACCCGCAGGAATCAGCACGGTGAGGAAGTTTTCAGCGTATGCTTTGACAAGAACGCTCTTGCCTTCCGCCCGGGACAGTACATAATGGCAGGTCCCGCAGGTCTGGGACATCTGCGGGAATATTCCCTGGCTTCGGCAGGTGAATCCGGGGAAGGGCGCATTCTTTTTCGAAAAATTCCGGAAGGCCTTGTCAGTCCGGCCCTGGCGGAACTGCAGGAGGGTGACTTTCTCGACGTACGGGGGCCGTTCGGTGAGTTTGTGCTCCCCGAAAACTTCCGGCAGCGCAAGTTTCTTTTTGCCGCCACCGGTACCGGTATTGCGCCTTTTTCTTCCTTCGTCAGCTCTCACACAGCTTCAGGAGAGGATCTGGATTACACCCTGCTTCACGGCGTACGTTACATGGCAGAAGATTACCTGCATGGAGAGTTTCAGCAGGAAAGACTTGTTTCCTGTATCAGCCGGGAGATACCTTCTAATGGCGGATTTTGCGGCAGGATTACCGATTATTTCCAGTCCCGTCTGGATCGTATGAAAGAATTTGACTTTATCTACGCCTGCGGCAACAGTGATATGATCTATGAACTTTTTGCCCTTGCCCGGAAAGCAGGCTTTCTGCGAGAGCAGCTGCGGGCTGAGATCTATTTTTAG